One window from the genome of Longimicrobium sp. encodes:
- a CDS encoding type II toxin-antitoxin system RelE/ParE family toxin, whose translation MKYRIIIQPSAEADIGEIYFFLREVYPPYADRWLLSLHQAIDTLREMPRRCRLSPQGDDEEEEIRHLLHGDYRILFAIAGREVHVLHVRHSSFQSLES comes from the coding sequence GTGAAGTACCGGATCATCATCCAGCCATCCGCGGAAGCCGACATCGGCGAGATCTACTTCTTCCTCCGCGAGGTCTATCCTCCTTACGCGGACCGCTGGCTTCTGAGCCTGCACCAGGCCATCGACACGCTGCGCGAGATGCCGCGGCGTTGCCGGCTCTCACCGCAGGGCGACGATGAGGAAGAGGAGATCCGGCACCTCCTGCATGGAGACTACCGGATTCTCTTCGCCATTGCCGGACGGGAAGTCCACGTCCTTCACGTCCGGCACAGCTCTTTTCAGTCCCTGGAGTCCTGA